The Mangifera indica cultivar Alphonso chromosome 8, CATAS_Mindica_2.1, whole genome shotgun sequence genome has a window encoding:
- the LOC123222311 gene encoding DExH-box ATP-dependent RNA helicase DExH17 isoform X6 — protein sequence MDPYTLKSVLDLPELFRSAFNFRYFNSLQSECFSICFYSDVNMVVSAPTGSGKTVLFELCILRLLSRFISEGRFVHRKGTLKTIYIAPSKALVQEKLREWGQKFGSWGINCLELTGDNEYYNTRNILEADIILTTPEKFDAVTRYRIKDGGLSFFSDIALLLIDEVHLLNDPRGAALEAIISRIKMIARKPEMKSCPLGSVRFLAVSATIPNIEDLAEWLDVPVEGIKRFGEEMRPVKLSTKVFGYAPAKNDFLFEKRLQNYIFDILMQYSRGKSALVFCSTRKGAQEAAQQLTQTAMSFGYSNPFIRDREQQERLREASLSCSDKQMQSYILYGVGYHNGGLCLKDRSLIEGLFLKGDIQILCTTNTLAHGINLPAHTVVIKSTQHFNKEKCLYMEYDRSTILQMCGRAGRPPFNDTGTVIIMTRRDTVHLYENLLNGCEMVESQLLSCLTEHLTAEIVQLTVSDITRAIEWMKCSYLYVRMKKNPQNYAVRKVISKDRIEKHIQELCVQKVNELSSHQMIWADEDGFLLKPLEPGRLMTKYYLKFNTMKHIMQAQVNCSLEDGLHVICHAEEIAWIQLRRNEKKLLNDVNIDKDGQLRFHINGDKGKRKKRIQTREEKIFVLANDCLTGDPSVHDLSLTQDTNAICTTGCRIAKCMKEYFIYKKNYRGAVNSTVLAKSLYQKLWDDSPYLLKQLSGIGMVTAKALLSMGVKSFETLAEADPRRIEIVTGRKYPFGNHIKESLLALPPKVDVKVGEEKCQAQGMSKLVVILTRLSQSEQSTKRHYADMIVGTEEDNLILFHEKISRVDEFSSPYSISVFPPYPHQGKLTVKADLIFEEYIGIDIHQKLQLVKENNSPVNHKRGNKKPSFIPPPKEVCVEEEENKATIQKLHQKLNDERIDSSMPSFNLLDEEFGEGKAASESEEDDCKIISEETIFKHIRDKAKNFPVLTASKVAHSSSTEPPLILTKKRSREKHLELSDVLDVPEETEINKFPQMTPKCHFSAGSLGTINLVDKSGGLLSHQEDGILKTLTEDTIFDHIRKKSKNFPICNFNLSSTTESKPLIQTNEDSSENQSEFRSGASEILYANSMITNKNKTSCTKMLSFDISMMKSNMRFGEPGNKMEVTKTQKHSPSASGRQCSPLAPTERSKDAHSFLGFKSVFSFL from the exons ATGGATCCATACACATTGAAGTCCGTGCTAGATTTGCCTGAACTTTTTCGCTCAGCTTTTAATTTCAG ATATTTTAATTCCCTACAGAGTGAATGCTTTTCTATTTGTTTCTACTCTGATGTAAATATGGTTGTCTCGGCACCAACTGGAAGTGGCAAAACAGTGCTCTTCGAGCTGTGCATTCTGAGGCTTCTCTCAAGGTTCATCTCTGAGGGGAGATTTGTTCACAGAAAGGGAACCCTTAAAACG ATCTATATAGCCCCATCCAAAGCATTAGTACAGGAGAAGCTCCGGGAGTGGGGCCAGAAGTTTGGATCATGGGGTATAAACTGTTTGGAGCTGACAGGTGACAATGAATATTACAACACAAGGAACATACTAGAAGCGGACATTATCCTAACTACTCCAGAG AAATTCGATGCAGTAACACGATATCGCATAAAGGATGGTGGCCTAAGCTTTTTCAGTGACATTGCACTTCTACTTATTGATGAAGTCCACCTATTGAATGATCCACGTGGAGCAGCTCTGGAGGCAATAATTAGTAGAATAAAAATGATTGCACGTAAGCCTGAGATGAAATCATGTCCTCTGGGTAGTGTCCGCTTTCTGGCTGTGTCAGCCACAATTCCAAACATTGAGGACCTTG CGGAATGGCTTGATGTCCCTGTTGAAGGAATTAAAAG GTTTGGAGAAGAGATGAGGCCGGTAAAGTTATCTACAAAAGTCTTTG GTTATGCCCCAGCAAAAAATGATTTTCTATTTGAGAAG CGTCTTCAAAACTACATTTTTG ATATTCTGATGCAATATTCGAGAGGAAAATCTGCTCTGGTTTTTTGTTCAACTAGAAAAGGAGCACAAGAAGCTGCACAGCAACTCACACAGACAGCAATGAGCTTTGGTTATTCAAATCCATTTATTAGAGACCGTGAACAGCAGGAGAGGCTAAGAGAAGCTTCTCTATCATGTAGTGACAAACAAATGCAATCTTATATCCTATATGGAG TTGGTTACCACAATGGTGGACTTTGCTTGAAAGATCGCAGCCTCATTGAAGGACTTTTTCTTAAGGGAGATATTCAAATTCTGTGCACAACAAATACTCTTGCTCATGGAATTAACCTACCAGCACATACAGTAGTAATAAAATCAACACAGCACTT CAACAAGGAAAAATGTCTTTACATGGAATATGACCGATCCACCATACTGCAG ATGTGTGGAAGGGCAGGGCGGCCACCCTTCAATGACACAGGAACTGTAATAATAATGACAAGAAGAGATACT GTTCATCTGTATGAGAATCTCTTGAATGGATGTGAAATGGTGGAATCCCA GTTGCTTTCATGTTTGACAGAACACTTGACTGCAGAAATTGTTCAACTGACGGTTTCTGATATTACACGGGCAATTGAATGGATGAAGTGCTCATATTTGTATGTGAGAATGAAAAAG AACCCTCAAAATTATGCAGTTAGGAAAGTGATTTCCAAAGACCGTATAGAGAAGCACATCCAAG AACTCTGTGTTCAAAAAGTTAATGAGTTGTCAAGCCATCAAATGATCTGGGCCGATGAAGATGGTTTCCTCTTGAAACCGCTAG AGCCTGGAAGATTGATGACCAAATACTATTTGAAATTCAATACAATGAAGCACATTATGCAGGCCCAAGTAAACTGCAGTTTAGAAGATGGCCTCCATGTTATATGTCACGCTGAAGAGATTGCTT GGATACAACTTAGGCGTAATGAGAAGAAGCTTTTAAATGACGTAAACATCGACAAAGATGGCCAGCTTCGCTTTCACATTAATGGTGATAAAGGGAAGCGGAAAAAGCGTATTCAAACCAGAGAAGAGAAGATATTTGTTCTCGCAAATGATTGCTTGACTGGGGATCCTTCCGTTCATGATTTATCTCTGACTCAG GACACGAATGCTATTTGCACAACCGGGTGCAGAATTGCTAAGTGCATGAAAGAGTACTTCATATACAAAAAGAATTACAGAGGAGCTGTAAACTCCACCGTTCTTGCTAAATCGTTATATCAAAAACTCTGGGATGACAGTCCATATTTGCTGAAACAATTATCTGGGATTGGAATGGTGACCGCAAAG GCTCTACTCTCAATGGGAGTCAAATCATTTGAAACACTAGCTGAAGCTGATCCGAGAAGGATAGAAATAGTTACTGGTAGAAAATATCCATTTGGAAACCATATCAAGGAGTCTCTACTGGCTTTACCTCCAAAAGTTGATGTAAAGGTTGGAGAAGAAAAATGCCAGGCACAAGGAATGTCCAAGCTGGTAGTAATATTGACTAGGCTATCACAGTCTGAACAGTCTACCAAACGACATTATGCTGACATG ATTGTTGGTACAGAAGAGGATAATCTGATTCTCTTTCACGAAAAAATAAG CAGAGTTGATGAGTTCTCCAG CCCCTACAGCATTTCGGTTTTCCCACCATATCCCCATCAAGGGAAGCTGACTGTTAAAGCTGACCTTATTTTTGAAGAATACA TTGGTATTGATATACACCAGAAACTACAACTGGTTAAGGAGAATAATTCACCTGTGAATCACAAACGTGGAAATAAGAAGCCTTCCTTTATTCCTCCACCCAAGGAAGTATgtgtagaagaagaagaaaataaagccACAATCCAAAAACTGCACCAGAAGCTTAACGATGAAAGGATTGATAGTTCAAT GCCCAGTTTCAACCTTCTGGATGAGGAGTTTGGAGAAG GTAAGGCAGCTAGTGAATCTGAAGAGGATGATTGCAAAATCATATCTGAGGAAACAATATTTAAACACATACGTGATAAAGCCAAGAATTTCCCTGTCTTGACTGCATCAAAGGTTGCCCATTCTTCATCAACAGAGCCACCTTTGATTCTCACAAAAAAGCGCTCTCGTGAGAAGCACCTTGAACTCTCTGATGTCTTAGATGTCCCAGAAGAAACAGAGATAAACAAATTTCCGCAAATGACTCCAAAGTGCCATTTTTCTGCTGGAAGCTTGGGAACCATAAACCTCGTGGATAAGTCAG GTGGGCTTCTATCTCACCAGGAAGATGGCATTTTGAAGACTTTAACTGAGGACACAATCTTTGATCACATACGGAAAAAGTCTAAGAATTTTCCAATATGCAACTTCAATCTATCAAGCACTACGGAGTCTAAGCCGCTGATTCAAACAAATGAAGACTCTTCGGAGAATCAGTCCGAGTTTCGCAGTGGTGCTTCTGAGATACTGTATGCAAATTCCATGATCACCAATAAAAATAAGACATCATGTACGAAAATGCTGTCCTTTGATATTTCAATGATGAAGAGCAACATGCGATTTGGAGAACCAGGAAACAAGATGGAGGTTACCAAGACGCAAAAGCATTCTCCAAGTGCATCAGGAAGGCAGTGCTCTCCATTGGCACCAACAGAGAGAAGCAAAGATGCACATTCATTTCTTGGGTTTAAGAGTGTCTTTTCATTTCTCTAG
- the LOC123222311 gene encoding DExH-box ATP-dependent RNA helicase DExH17 isoform X4: MIARKPEMKSCPLGSVRFLAVSATIPNIEDLAEWLDVPVEGIKRFGEEMRPVKLSTKVFGYAPAKNDFLFEKRLQNYIFDILMQYSRGKSALVFCSTRKGAQEAAQQLTQTAMSFGYSNPFIRDREQQERLREASLSCSDKQMQSYILYGVGYHNGGLCLKDRSLIEGLFLKGDIQILCTTNTLAHGINLPAHTVVIKSTQHFNKEKCLYMEYDRSTILQMCGRAGRPPFNDTGTVIIMTRRDTVHLYENLLNGCEMVESQLLSCLTEHLTAEIVQLTVSDITRAIEWMKCSYLYVRMKKNPQNYAVRKVISKDRIEKHIQEPGRLMTKYYLKFNTMKHIMQAQVNCSLEDGLHVICHAEEIAWIQLRRNEKKLLNDVNIDKDGQLRFHINGDKGKRKKRIQTREEKIFVLANDCLTGDPSVHDLSLTQDTNAICTTGCRIAKCMKEYFIYKKNYRGAVNSTVLAKSLYQKLWDDSPYLLKQLSGIGMVTAKALLSMGVKSFETLAEADPRRIEIVTGRKYPFGNHIKESLLALPPKVDVKVGEEKCQAQGMSKLVVILTRLSQSEQSTKRHYADMIVGTEEDNLILFHEKISRVDEFSSPYSISVFPPYPHQGKLTVKADLIFEEYIGIDIHQKLQLVKENNSPVNHKRGNKKPSFIPPPKEVCVEEEENKATIQKLHQKLNDERIDSSMPSFNLLDEEFGEVGKAASESEEDDCKIISEETIFKHIRDKAKNFPVLTASKVAHSSSTEPPLILTKKRSREKHLELSDVLDVPEETEINKFPQMTPKCHFSAGSLGTINLVDKSGGLLSHQEDGILKTLTEDTIFDHIRKKSKNFPICNFNLSSTTESKPLIQTNEDSSENQSEFRSGASEILYANSMITNKNKTSCTKMLSFDISMMKSNMRFGEPGNKMEVTKTQKHSPSASGRQCSPLAPTERSKDAHSFLGFKSVFSFL, translated from the exons ATGATTGCACGTAAGCCTGAGATGAAATCATGTCCTCTGGGTAGTGTCCGCTTTCTGGCTGTGTCAGCCACAATTCCAAACATTGAGGACCTTG CGGAATGGCTTGATGTCCCTGTTGAAGGAATTAAAAG GTTTGGAGAAGAGATGAGGCCGGTAAAGTTATCTACAAAAGTCTTTG GTTATGCCCCAGCAAAAAATGATTTTCTATTTGAGAAG CGTCTTCAAAACTACATTTTTG ATATTCTGATGCAATATTCGAGAGGAAAATCTGCTCTGGTTTTTTGTTCAACTAGAAAAGGAGCACAAGAAGCTGCACAGCAACTCACACAGACAGCAATGAGCTTTGGTTATTCAAATCCATTTATTAGAGACCGTGAACAGCAGGAGAGGCTAAGAGAAGCTTCTCTATCATGTAGTGACAAACAAATGCAATCTTATATCCTATATGGAG TTGGTTACCACAATGGTGGACTTTGCTTGAAAGATCGCAGCCTCATTGAAGGACTTTTTCTTAAGGGAGATATTCAAATTCTGTGCACAACAAATACTCTTGCTCATGGAATTAACCTACCAGCACATACAGTAGTAATAAAATCAACACAGCACTT CAACAAGGAAAAATGTCTTTACATGGAATATGACCGATCCACCATACTGCAG ATGTGTGGAAGGGCAGGGCGGCCACCCTTCAATGACACAGGAACTGTAATAATAATGACAAGAAGAGATACT GTTCATCTGTATGAGAATCTCTTGAATGGATGTGAAATGGTGGAATCCCA GTTGCTTTCATGTTTGACAGAACACTTGACTGCAGAAATTGTTCAACTGACGGTTTCTGATATTACACGGGCAATTGAATGGATGAAGTGCTCATATTTGTATGTGAGAATGAAAAAG AACCCTCAAAATTATGCAGTTAGGAAAGTGATTTCCAAAGACCGTATAGAGAAGCACATCCAAG AGCCTGGAAGATTGATGACCAAATACTATTTGAAATTCAATACAATGAAGCACATTATGCAGGCCCAAGTAAACTGCAGTTTAGAAGATGGCCTCCATGTTATATGTCACGCTGAAGAGATTGCTT GGATACAACTTAGGCGTAATGAGAAGAAGCTTTTAAATGACGTAAACATCGACAAAGATGGCCAGCTTCGCTTTCACATTAATGGTGATAAAGGGAAGCGGAAAAAGCGTATTCAAACCAGAGAAGAGAAGATATTTGTTCTCGCAAATGATTGCTTGACTGGGGATCCTTCCGTTCATGATTTATCTCTGACTCAG GACACGAATGCTATTTGCACAACCGGGTGCAGAATTGCTAAGTGCATGAAAGAGTACTTCATATACAAAAAGAATTACAGAGGAGCTGTAAACTCCACCGTTCTTGCTAAATCGTTATATCAAAAACTCTGGGATGACAGTCCATATTTGCTGAAACAATTATCTGGGATTGGAATGGTGACCGCAAAG GCTCTACTCTCAATGGGAGTCAAATCATTTGAAACACTAGCTGAAGCTGATCCGAGAAGGATAGAAATAGTTACTGGTAGAAAATATCCATTTGGAAACCATATCAAGGAGTCTCTACTGGCTTTACCTCCAAAAGTTGATGTAAAGGTTGGAGAAGAAAAATGCCAGGCACAAGGAATGTCCAAGCTGGTAGTAATATTGACTAGGCTATCACAGTCTGAACAGTCTACCAAACGACATTATGCTGACATG ATTGTTGGTACAGAAGAGGATAATCTGATTCTCTTTCACGAAAAAATAAG CAGAGTTGATGAGTTCTCCAG CCCCTACAGCATTTCGGTTTTCCCACCATATCCCCATCAAGGGAAGCTGACTGTTAAAGCTGACCTTATTTTTGAAGAATACA TTGGTATTGATATACACCAGAAACTACAACTGGTTAAGGAGAATAATTCACCTGTGAATCACAAACGTGGAAATAAGAAGCCTTCCTTTATTCCTCCACCCAAGGAAGTATgtgtagaagaagaagaaaataaagccACAATCCAAAAACTGCACCAGAAGCTTAACGATGAAAGGATTGATAGTTCAAT GCCCAGTTTCAACCTTCTGGATGAGGAGTTTGGAGAAG TAGGTAAGGCAGCTAGTGAATCTGAAGAGGATGATTGCAAAATCATATCTGAGGAAACAATATTTAAACACATACGTGATAAAGCCAAGAATTTCCCTGTCTTGACTGCATCAAAGGTTGCCCATTCTTCATCAACAGAGCCACCTTTGATTCTCACAAAAAAGCGCTCTCGTGAGAAGCACCTTGAACTCTCTGATGTCTTAGATGTCCCAGAAGAAACAGAGATAAACAAATTTCCGCAAATGACTCCAAAGTGCCATTTTTCTGCTGGAAGCTTGGGAACCATAAACCTCGTGGATAAGTCAG GTGGGCTTCTATCTCACCAGGAAGATGGCATTTTGAAGACTTTAACTGAGGACACAATCTTTGATCACATACGGAAAAAGTCTAAGAATTTTCCAATATGCAACTTCAATCTATCAAGCACTACGGAGTCTAAGCCGCTGATTCAAACAAATGAAGACTCTTCGGAGAATCAGTCCGAGTTTCGCAGTGGTGCTTCTGAGATACTGTATGCAAATTCCATGATCACCAATAAAAATAAGACATCATGTACGAAAATGCTGTCCTTTGATATTTCAATGATGAAGAGCAACATGCGATTTGGAGAACCAGGAAACAAGATGGAGGTTACCAAGACGCAAAAGCATTCTCCAAGTGCATCAGGAAGGCAGTGCTCTCCATTGGCACCAACAGAGAGAAGCAAAGATGCACATTCATTTCTTGGGTTTAAGAGTGTCTTTTCATTTCTCTAG
- the LOC123222311 gene encoding DExH-box ATP-dependent RNA helicase DExH17 isoform X1: MIARKPEMKSCPLGSVRFLAVSATIPNIEDLAEWLDVPVEGIKRFGEEMRPVKLSTKVFGYAPAKNDFLFEKRLQNYIFDILMQYSRGKSALVFCSTRKGAQEAAQQLTQTAMSFGYSNPFIRDREQQERLREASLSCSDKQMQSYILYGVGYHNGGLCLKDRSLIEGLFLKGDIQILCTTNTLAHGINLPAHTVVIKSTQHFNKEKCLYMEYDRSTILQMCGRAGRPPFNDTGTVIIMTRRDTVHLYENLLNGCEMVESQLLSCLTEHLTAEIVQLTVSDITRAIEWMKCSYLYVRMKKNPQNYAVRKVISKDRIEKHIQELCVQKVNELSSHQMIWADEDGFLLKPLEPGRLMTKYYLKFNTMKHIMQAQVNCSLEDGLHVICHAEEIAWIQLRRNEKKLLNDVNIDKDGQLRFHINGDKGKRKKRIQTREEKIFVLANDCLTGDPSVHDLSLTQDTNAICTTGCRIAKCMKEYFIYKKNYRGAVNSTVLAKSLYQKLWDDSPYLLKQLSGIGMVTAKALLSMGVKSFETLAEADPRRIEIVTGRKYPFGNHIKESLLALPPKVDVKVGEEKCQAQGMSKLVVILTRLSQSEQSTKRHYADMIVGTEEDNLILFHEKIRVDEFSSPYSISVFPPYPHQGKLTVKADLIFEEYIGIDIHQKLQLVKENNSPVNHKRGNKKPSFIPPPKEVCVEEEENKATIQKLHQKLNDERIDSSMPSFNLLDEEFGEVGKAASESEEDDCKIISEETIFKHIRDKAKNFPVLTASKVAHSSSTEPPLILTKKRSREKHLELSDVLDVPEETEINKFPQMTPKCHFSAGSLGTINLVDKSGGLLSHQEDGILKTLTEDTIFDHIRKKSKNFPICNFNLSSTTESKPLIQTNEDSSENQSEFRSGASEILYANSMITNKNKTSCTKMLSFDISMMKSNMRFGEPGNKMEVTKTQKHSPSASGRQCSPLAPTERSKDAHSFLGFKSVFSFL; encoded by the exons ATGATTGCACGTAAGCCTGAGATGAAATCATGTCCTCTGGGTAGTGTCCGCTTTCTGGCTGTGTCAGCCACAATTCCAAACATTGAGGACCTTG CGGAATGGCTTGATGTCCCTGTTGAAGGAATTAAAAG GTTTGGAGAAGAGATGAGGCCGGTAAAGTTATCTACAAAAGTCTTTG GTTATGCCCCAGCAAAAAATGATTTTCTATTTGAGAAG CGTCTTCAAAACTACATTTTTG ATATTCTGATGCAATATTCGAGAGGAAAATCTGCTCTGGTTTTTTGTTCAACTAGAAAAGGAGCACAAGAAGCTGCACAGCAACTCACACAGACAGCAATGAGCTTTGGTTATTCAAATCCATTTATTAGAGACCGTGAACAGCAGGAGAGGCTAAGAGAAGCTTCTCTATCATGTAGTGACAAACAAATGCAATCTTATATCCTATATGGAG TTGGTTACCACAATGGTGGACTTTGCTTGAAAGATCGCAGCCTCATTGAAGGACTTTTTCTTAAGGGAGATATTCAAATTCTGTGCACAACAAATACTCTTGCTCATGGAATTAACCTACCAGCACATACAGTAGTAATAAAATCAACACAGCACTT CAACAAGGAAAAATGTCTTTACATGGAATATGACCGATCCACCATACTGCAG ATGTGTGGAAGGGCAGGGCGGCCACCCTTCAATGACACAGGAACTGTAATAATAATGACAAGAAGAGATACT GTTCATCTGTATGAGAATCTCTTGAATGGATGTGAAATGGTGGAATCCCA GTTGCTTTCATGTTTGACAGAACACTTGACTGCAGAAATTGTTCAACTGACGGTTTCTGATATTACACGGGCAATTGAATGGATGAAGTGCTCATATTTGTATGTGAGAATGAAAAAG AACCCTCAAAATTATGCAGTTAGGAAAGTGATTTCCAAAGACCGTATAGAGAAGCACATCCAAG AACTCTGTGTTCAAAAAGTTAATGAGTTGTCAAGCCATCAAATGATCTGGGCCGATGAAGATGGTTTCCTCTTGAAACCGCTAG AGCCTGGAAGATTGATGACCAAATACTATTTGAAATTCAATACAATGAAGCACATTATGCAGGCCCAAGTAAACTGCAGTTTAGAAGATGGCCTCCATGTTATATGTCACGCTGAAGAGATTGCTT GGATACAACTTAGGCGTAATGAGAAGAAGCTTTTAAATGACGTAAACATCGACAAAGATGGCCAGCTTCGCTTTCACATTAATGGTGATAAAGGGAAGCGGAAAAAGCGTATTCAAACCAGAGAAGAGAAGATATTTGTTCTCGCAAATGATTGCTTGACTGGGGATCCTTCCGTTCATGATTTATCTCTGACTCAG GACACGAATGCTATTTGCACAACCGGGTGCAGAATTGCTAAGTGCATGAAAGAGTACTTCATATACAAAAAGAATTACAGAGGAGCTGTAAACTCCACCGTTCTTGCTAAATCGTTATATCAAAAACTCTGGGATGACAGTCCATATTTGCTGAAACAATTATCTGGGATTGGAATGGTGACCGCAAAG GCTCTACTCTCAATGGGAGTCAAATCATTTGAAACACTAGCTGAAGCTGATCCGAGAAGGATAGAAATAGTTACTGGTAGAAAATATCCATTTGGAAACCATATCAAGGAGTCTCTACTGGCTTTACCTCCAAAAGTTGATGTAAAGGTTGGAGAAGAAAAATGCCAGGCACAAGGAATGTCCAAGCTGGTAGTAATATTGACTAGGCTATCACAGTCTGAACAGTCTACCAAACGACATTATGCTGACATG ATTGTTGGTACAGAAGAGGATAATCTGATTCTCTTTCACGAAAAAATAAG AGTTGATGAGTTCTCCAG CCCCTACAGCATTTCGGTTTTCCCACCATATCCCCATCAAGGGAAGCTGACTGTTAAAGCTGACCTTATTTTTGAAGAATACA TTGGTATTGATATACACCAGAAACTACAACTGGTTAAGGAGAATAATTCACCTGTGAATCACAAACGTGGAAATAAGAAGCCTTCCTTTATTCCTCCACCCAAGGAAGTATgtgtagaagaagaagaaaataaagccACAATCCAAAAACTGCACCAGAAGCTTAACGATGAAAGGATTGATAGTTCAAT GCCCAGTTTCAACCTTCTGGATGAGGAGTTTGGAGAAG TAGGTAAGGCAGCTAGTGAATCTGAAGAGGATGATTGCAAAATCATATCTGAGGAAACAATATTTAAACACATACGTGATAAAGCCAAGAATTTCCCTGTCTTGACTGCATCAAAGGTTGCCCATTCTTCATCAACAGAGCCACCTTTGATTCTCACAAAAAAGCGCTCTCGTGAGAAGCACCTTGAACTCTCTGATGTCTTAGATGTCCCAGAAGAAACAGAGATAAACAAATTTCCGCAAATGACTCCAAAGTGCCATTTTTCTGCTGGAAGCTTGGGAACCATAAACCTCGTGGATAAGTCAG GTGGGCTTCTATCTCACCAGGAAGATGGCATTTTGAAGACTTTAACTGAGGACACAATCTTTGATCACATACGGAAAAAGTCTAAGAATTTTCCAATATGCAACTTCAATCTATCAAGCACTACGGAGTCTAAGCCGCTGATTCAAACAAATGAAGACTCTTCGGAGAATCAGTCCGAGTTTCGCAGTGGTGCTTCTGAGATACTGTATGCAAATTCCATGATCACCAATAAAAATAAGACATCATGTACGAAAATGCTGTCCTTTGATATTTCAATGATGAAGAGCAACATGCGATTTGGAGAACCAGGAAACAAGATGGAGGTTACCAAGACGCAAAAGCATTCTCCAAGTGCATCAGGAAGGCAGTGCTCTCCATTGGCACCAACAGAGAGAAGCAAAGATGCACATTCATTTCTTGGGTTTAAGAGTGTCTTTTCATTTCTCTAG